The following nucleotide sequence is from Myxococcota bacterium.
CGCGCGGAACGGCGCGGCGGTGGTGGTGAACGACCTGGGCGGCAACGCCGACGGCACCGGCGCGGGCCGGGTCGCGGACGAGGTGGTGAAGGAGATCGAGAAGCTCGGCGGCAAGGGCGCGGCGAGCTACGACTCCGTCGCGACCATGGAAGGCGGCAGGAACATCTTCCAGACCGCACAGAAGGCGTTCGGCGGCTGCGACATCCTGGTGAACAACGCCGGCATCCTGCGCGACAAGACCATCTTCTCCATGGAAGAGAGTGACTGGGACGCGGTCATCTCCGTGCACCTGAAGGGTCACTTCTGCTGCTCGCAGCCGTTCGCGCGCTACATCCGCGAGACCAACCGGCAGGGCTGCCGGATCATCAACTTCTCGTCGGTCTCCGGGCTGTTCGGGAACTTCGGTCAGTCGAACTACGGCGCGGCCAAGGCGGGCATCGCGGGCTTCTCGCGCGTGCTCGCGCTCGAGCTGGCGAAGTACGGCTGCACGGTGAACACCATCTCGCCGGGCGCGGCCACGCGCATGACCATTCCGCTCATGGAAGGCCGCGGCGTGAAGCCGAACCTGGAAGACCCGCTGGTCGGCCCGCAGCAGATCGCGCCGGTCGTGACCTGGCTGGCCTCGCCGCAGGCGCAGGAGCTCACGGCGCAGATCCTCCACGTGAGTCGCGGGCAGGTGGCGATCATGCAGCAGCCCGCGCTGATCCGCGCCTTCAAGAGCGACCACCTGTGGACGCAGGACGACCTCGACCGCGTGATTCCGGCGCTGTTCGACGCCAAGAAGGCGCACGACGCGCGCGCCAAGAAGGAAGCCGAGCCCGAGGCGCTGTCGTGATCGAAGTCCATCACCTGAACAACTCGCGCTCGCAGCGCGTGCTGTGGCTGCTCGAGGAGCTCGAGCTGCCCTACACGATCGTCCCCTACCAGCGCGACGCCACGACCAACCTCGCGCCCGACTCACTGCGCGCCATCCACCCGCTGGGCAAGTCACCGGTGATCAAGGACGGGTCGAACGTGGTGATCGAGTCCGGGGCGATCCTCGAGTACATCGTGCGCAGGCACGGCAAGGGCCGGCTCGCGCCCGCGGAGAGCGCGCCCGACTGGCCGCGCTACCTGCAGTTCATGCACTACGCCGAGGGCTCGGCCATGCTGCCGGTCATGCTCAAGCTCTACCTGTCGCGCATCGGCGACGCCGGCGCGCCGCTCGCGCCGCGAGTCACGAGCGAGATCGAGAACCACTTCGGATATCTCGACCGGGAGCTGGCCGGGAAAGACTGGTTCGTGGGCAAGGAGCTCAGCGCCGCCGACATCAACCTGTCGTTCCCGATCCAGGTCTGCCGCCTGCTGCACGGCCTGGACAAGTTCCCGAACCTGGCGCGCTTCCTCGAGCGCGTGCACGCCCGCCCCGCCTACAAACGGGGGCTCGAGAAGGGCGGCCCGTACGCATTCGGGAGTTAGCGGGCTAGCCTTCTCCCATGGCGCGCGGATCCCTGGTCCAGGTGATGGACACCACGTTGCGCGACGGCGAGCAGACGCCGAACGTGGCCTACGCTCCGTCCGAGAAGCTGCAGATCGCGCGGCTCCTGCTCGAGCAGGTGCGCGTCGACCGGCTCGAGATCGGGCAGGTGTTCGTGTCCGAAGGCGAAGCCGAGGCGGTGAAGCGCATCACCTCGTGGGCGCGCCGCGCGGGTCACTCGGAGCGGATCGAGATCTTCGGCCTCACCGACGGCAAGCGCTCGGTCGACTGGATCGTCGAGCACGGCGGCGTGGCCATGAACCTGCTCACCAAGGGATCGCGCAAGCACTGCGAGCTGCAGCTGCGCAAGACGCCGGAGCTGCACTTCAAGGACATCGCCGAGACCGTGCGCTACGCGCGCCGGCGCAAGCTGATCGTGAACGTGTATCTCGAGGACTGGTCGCAGGGCGTGCGCGACAGCTTCGACTACGTGTTCGGGCACATCGAGAACCTGGCCGGACTGGGCGTGCGCCGCGTGTATCTGCCCGACACGCTCGGCACCTTCACGCCCGACGACACGGCGCGCTACGTCGAGCTCATGACGCGCACCTGGCCCGAGGTGCACTTCGAATTCCACGCGCACGGTGACTACGGGCTCGCGACCGCGAACTGCCTGGCCGCGGTGCGCGCGGGGGCGCGCGGCATCCACACCAGCGTGAACGGCATGGGCGAGCGCGCGGGCAACACGAAGCTCGCCGAAGTCGTGGCCTCGCTGCACGATCTCACTCCGTTCCGCACCGGGGTCGACGAGAGTCACCTGATCGCGATCTCGGAGCTGGTGGCGCGGCTCTCGGGCAAGACCGTGTCCGACAACGCGCCGGTCGTGGGCCGCGACGTGTTCACCCAGACCGCGGGCATCCACGCCGACGGCGACGCCAAGGCCGACCTGTACGCGAACCGGCTGCTGCCCGCGCGCTTCGGCCGGCGGCGGCGCTACGCGCTGGGCAAGATGTCGGGCAAGGCGTCGATCGAGCAGAACCTGCGCACGCTCGGCATCAAGCTGCCCGCCGAGCAGCGCGACCTGGTGCTGCGGCGCGTGGTCGAGCTCGCGGACAAGAAGCACTCGGTCACCGCCGAGGACCTGCCGCTGCTGATCGCCGACGTGTTGAAGACTCCGGGAGAGCAGCTCGTCCGAATCGAACGCTATGAGTCGCACTCGCAGAGCGACGGCCTGCCCTCCGCGGCGGTGTCGGTGCGCTACCGCGGCAAGACCGCGTCGGCCCGCGCGACCGGCGACGGCGGTTACGACGCTTTCATGAAGGCGCTCGCCAAGGCGCTGCGCGGCTTCGGTCTGCGGCTCCCGCAGCTCGTCGACTACAAGGTG
It contains:
- a CDS encoding SDR family NAD(P)-dependent oxidoreductase, which gives rise to MTALAGKIAIVTGAGRGIGREIALDFARNGAAVVVNDLGGNADGTGAGRVADEVVKEIEKLGGKGAASYDSVATMEGGRNIFQTAQKAFGGCDILVNNAGILRDKTIFSMEESDWDAVISVHLKGHFCCSQPFARYIRETNRQGCRIINFSSVSGLFGNFGQSNYGAAKAGIAGFSRVLALELAKYGCTVNTISPGAATRMTIPLMEGRGVKPNLEDPLVGPQQIAPVVTWLASPQAQELTAQILHVSRGQVAIMQQPALIRAFKSDHLWTQDDLDRVIPALFDAKKAHDARAKKEAEPEALS
- a CDS encoding alpha-isopropylmalate synthase regulatory domain-containing protein; translation: MARGSLVQVMDTTLRDGEQTPNVAYAPSEKLQIARLLLEQVRVDRLEIGQVFVSEGEAEAVKRITSWARRAGHSERIEIFGLTDGKRSVDWIVEHGGVAMNLLTKGSRKHCELQLRKTPELHFKDIAETVRYARRRKLIVNVYLEDWSQGVRDSFDYVFGHIENLAGLGVRRVYLPDTLGTFTPDDTARYVELMTRTWPEVHFEFHAHGDYGLATANCLAAVRAGARGIHTSVNGMGERAGNTKLAEVVASLHDLTPFRTGVDESHLIAISELVARLSGKTVSDNAPVVGRDVFTQTAGIHADGDAKADLYANRLLPARFGRRRRYALGKMSGKASIEQNLRTLGIKLPAEQRDLVLRRVVELADKKHSVTAEDLPLLIADVLKTPGEQLVRIERYESHSQSDGLPSAAVSVRYRGKTASARATGDGGYDAFMKALAKALRGFGLRLPQLVDYKVRIPPGGKTGALVETVISWQLSPRAQPFHTLGVDSDQLAAAVIATEKMLNLLAARRTARL
- a CDS encoding glutathione S-transferase, coding for MIEVHHLNNSRSQRVLWLLEELELPYTIVPYQRDATTNLAPDSLRAIHPLGKSPVIKDGSNVVIESGAILEYIVRRHGKGRLAPAESAPDWPRYLQFMHYAEGSAMLPVMLKLYLSRIGDAGAPLAPRVTSEIENHFGYLDRELAGKDWFVGKELSAADINLSFPIQVCRLLHGLDKFPNLARFLERVHARPAYKRGLEKGGPYAFGS